In the genome of Myroides phaeus, one region contains:
- a CDS encoding response regulator, giving the protein MSRILLVDDHPLIVEGYVLALSKDLEYWGDITFEKSFDCTSAKENIDKAVDIGLFYDLAIIDFSLPKNEVSKWEDGGDIVKYIQKVMPSCKTIILTGHTEVITLYNIFKNIKPNGLVSKHEITPENLIDIVRKVCSGERYQSEIVKHCLSEIVRKEMMYDDFNREILVLLSKGYKLQELDNHIPLSNPTIKKRLAKMKQVFEVADTATLVQEVIKQGFV; this is encoded by the coding sequence ATGAGTAGAATACTATTAGTTGACGACCATCCACTTATTGTTGAAGGGTATGTATTAGCTCTTTCTAAAGATTTGGAATATTGGGGAGATATTACTTTCGAGAAGTCTTTTGATTGTACAAGTGCTAAGGAGAATATTGATAAAGCTGTTGATATTGGACTTTTTTATGATTTAGCAATTATTGATTTTTCTTTGCCCAAAAATGAGGTTTCTAAGTGGGAAGATGGAGGAGATATAGTTAAGTACATTCAAAAAGTTATGCCTTCGTGTAAAACAATTATATTAACAGGACATACTGAAGTAATTACTCTTTATAATATTTTTAAAAATATAAAGCCCAATGGGTTGGTAAGTAAGCATGAAATTACACCAGAAAATTTGATTGATATTGTAAGAAAGGTTTGTAGTGGAGAGAGATATCAAAGTGAGATAGTCAAACATTGTTTAAGTGAGATAGTACGCAAAGAAATGATGTATGACGATTTTAATAGAGAAATATTAGTTTTGCTATCAAAAGGATACAAACTTCAAGAGTTAGACAATCATATTCCTCTTTCAAATCCTACTATAAAAAAGCGTTTAGCGAAAATGAAGCAAGTATTTGAAGTGGCAGATACAGCAACCTTAGTTCAAGAAGTTATTAAGCAAGGTTTTGTTTAG
- a CDS encoding aspartate-semialdehyde dehydrogenase codes for MRIAVVGATGMVGEIMLKVLAERNFPITELIPVASERSIGKQIEFNGKKYTITSMEDAVNMKPEIALFSAGGTASLEWAPKFAEVGTTVIDNSSAWRMDPTKKLVVPEINANQLTKEDKIIANPNCSTIQLVMTLAPLHKKYGIKRVIVSTYQSITGTGVKAVKQLENEYANQKGEMAYPYPIHRNALPHCDVFEENGYTKEEMKLANETKKILCDDSVLVAATAVRIPVVGGHSETVNIEFTKDYDINDIRKILHDTPGIVVQDNTDTNTYPMPLYAEGKDDVFVGRIRRDFTRDNAVNMWIVADNLRKGAATNTIQIAEYLVANKLV; via the coding sequence ATGAGAATAGCAGTAGTAGGGGCTACCGGAATGGTAGGAGAGATTATGCTAAAAGTATTAGCAGAGAGAAATTTTCCAATAACTGAGTTAATACCAGTTGCTTCTGAAAGATCAATTGGGAAGCAGATTGAATTTAATGGTAAAAAATACACCATTACGTCCATGGAAGATGCTGTTAATATGAAACCTGAAATTGCTTTATTTTCTGCAGGAGGGACAGCTTCTTTAGAATGGGCTCCAAAGTTTGCAGAGGTTGGTACAACTGTAATTGATAATTCTTCTGCGTGGAGAATGGATCCAACAAAAAAATTAGTTGTACCTGAAATTAACGCAAATCAATTAACAAAAGAAGATAAGATAATAGCAAACCCTAACTGTTCTACTATTCAGTTGGTGATGACACTTGCTCCTTTGCATAAAAAATATGGTATAAAGCGAGTAATTGTATCGACATACCAATCAATAACAGGTACTGGAGTTAAAGCTGTAAAACAGCTTGAAAATGAATATGCTAATCAGAAGGGAGAAATGGCATATCCTTATCCAATACACAGAAATGCATTGCCACATTGTGATGTTTTTGAAGAGAATGGTTACACAAAAGAGGAAATGAAGCTTGCAAATGAAACAAAGAAAATCTTATGTGATGATTCTGTTTTAGTTGCTGCTACGGCTGTTAGAATCCCTGTTGTAGGAGGACATAGTGAAACAGTAAATATTGAATTTACTAAGGATTATGATATTAATGATATTCGTAAAATATTGCACGATACTCCTGGTATAGTTGTTCAGGATAATACAGATACTAATACTTATCCAATGCCTTTATATGCAGAAGGAAAAGATGATGTGTTTGTTGGACGTATTCGTAGAGATTTTACAAGAGATAATGCTGTTAATATGTGGATTGTTGCAGATAATCTTCGCAAGGGGGCAGCAACAAATACAATTCAAATTGCAGAATATCTTGTTGCTAATAAATTAGTATAA
- the recJ gene encoding single-stranded-DNA-specific exonuclease RecJ produces the protein MRWNLKEDPDKEIVTHLQNVLGVDNVIAKLLAQRDIKNYEEAKSFFRPSLSDLHDPYLMKDMDKAVMRIEEAFNKKESILVFGDYDVDGTTSVALMYSYLKSFDINIETYIPDRYNEGYGVSYQGIDYAKQKNITLIIALDCGIKSIEHVAYAKGLGIDFIICDHHLPSDEIPNAIAVLDPKREDCNYPYKELCGCGVGFKLIQAHSMHLKQPIERIIPYLDLVATAIAADVVPITGENRILAHFGLEVINNTPRPGIEALMDLYDIKPYTMSDIVFKLAPKINAAGRIEHGNYTVDLLTKFTIEEAKQTVKKIVEINVERRTLDQGITEEALKQIIDQKAINTKSTIVYSPSWHKGVIGIVASRLIDTYYRPTLVFTDSGEYLAASARSVKNFDIYQALEACSEYLIQFGGHMYAAGLTMKKENFEAFKSKFEQVVESTIQETDLIPEIEIDSIIRFSNITDKFLRVLKQFEPFGPGNPSPIFMSKQAFDTGYAKTAGANGEHLKMTLKQRGVSNKKFPAIGFNFGRQFEKVKEKQFLDIVYSIEENKWRNKVSIQVQIKDMQLSW, from the coding sequence ATGCGCTGGAATTTAAAAGAAGATCCAGACAAAGAAATTGTTACTCATTTACAAAATGTTTTAGGTGTTGATAATGTTATAGCTAAGCTCTTAGCACAGAGGGATATTAAGAATTATGAAGAAGCAAAAAGCTTTTTTAGGCCTTCTTTGAGTGATTTGCATGATCCATATTTAATGAAGGATATGGATAAAGCAGTTATGCGTATTGAAGAGGCATTTAATAAAAAAGAGTCTATTTTAGTTTTTGGAGATTATGATGTCGATGGAACTACTTCCGTTGCTTTGATGTACTCTTATCTTAAAAGTTTTGACATTAATATTGAAACTTATATTCCTGATCGTTACAACGAGGGATACGGAGTGTCATATCAAGGAATTGACTATGCAAAGCAAAAGAATATCACACTTATTATTGCTTTGGATTGTGGAATAAAATCAATTGAACATGTTGCTTATGCAAAAGGTTTAGGAATAGACTTTATTATATGTGATCACCATTTGCCAAGTGACGAAATTCCTAATGCAATAGCAGTTTTAGATCCTAAAAGAGAAGATTGTAATTATCCTTATAAAGAGTTATGTGGTTGTGGAGTTGGTTTTAAATTGATCCAAGCACATTCAATGCATCTAAAGCAACCAATCGAGAGGATTATACCTTATTTAGATTTAGTGGCTACTGCAATTGCAGCTGATGTTGTTCCTATCACAGGAGAGAATCGTATTTTAGCTCATTTTGGTTTAGAAGTTATTAATAATACTCCTCGACCAGGAATCGAAGCATTAATGGATTTATATGATATAAAACCATACACGATGAGTGATATTGTTTTTAAGTTAGCTCCTAAAATCAATGCTGCAGGTAGAATAGAGCACGGTAATTATACAGTTGATCTATTAACTAAGTTTACAATTGAAGAAGCTAAACAAACAGTTAAGAAGATTGTTGAAATAAATGTAGAAAGAAGAACTCTTGACCAAGGTATTACTGAAGAAGCTTTAAAACAAATTATAGATCAAAAGGCAATAAATACTAAAAGTACGATTGTTTATAGTCCATCTTGGCACAAAGGAGTGATTGGAATTGTAGCCTCAAGATTAATAGATACATATTATAGGCCTACGTTAGTTTTTACTGATAGTGGTGAGTATTTAGCAGCGTCGGCGAGGTCAGTTAAGAATTTTGATATTTATCAAGCTTTAGAAGCATGTTCGGAATACTTAATTCAATTTGGAGGGCATATGTATGCTGCCGGATTGACAATGAAAAAAGAAAACTTTGAAGCTTTCAAAAGTAAGTTTGAACAGGTAGTAGAAAGTACAATTCAAGAAACTGATTTAATTCCAGAGATTGAAATTGATTCTATTATTAGATTTTCAAATATAACAGATAAGTTTTTGAGAGTTTTAAAGCAATTTGAACCTTTTGGACCTGGGAATCCAAGTCCTATTTTTATGAGTAAACAAGCTTTTGATACTGGTTATGCAAAAACAGCTGGCGCCAATGGAGAACACTTAAAAATGACTCTAAAGCAGAGGGGAGTATCCAATAAAAAATTTCCAGCAATTGGTTTTAATTTTGGAAGACAGTTTGAAAAGGTAAAAGAAAAACAATTTTTAGATATTGTATATTCTATCGAAGAGAACAAATGGCGAAATAAAGTTAGTATTCAAGTTCAAATAAAAGATATGCAATTATCGTGGTGA
- a CDS encoding OsmC family protein, with the protein MSHKVTTSWIENMQFESTNPSGGTIRIDAGPENGGDNMGLRPKALMLSALAGCSGLDIAHLIKKMRLDVEAFRMETEGLLTDSDPATYHTVILEYHFTGKNLDEAKLKRAVDLSIEKYCGVMDMFKEFAEVQTNIFYHKE; encoded by the coding sequence ATGTCACATAAAGTAACAACAAGTTGGATTGAAAATATGCAATTTGAATCTACTAACCCAAGTGGAGGAACAATTAGAATAGATGCAGGGCCTGAAAATGGTGGGGATAATATGGGATTGAGACCAAAGGCACTTATGTTATCGGCTTTAGCTGGTTGTTCAGGGTTAGATATTGCTCATTTAATAAAAAAAATGAGATTAGATGTTGAAGCTTTTAGAATGGAAACAGAAGGACTTCTGACAGATTCAGATCCAGCAACTTATCATACTGTAATATTGGAATATCATTTCACTGGAAAGAATTTAGATGAGGCAAAGTTAAAGCGTGCAGTAGATTTATCAATTGAGAAGTATTGTGGGGTAATGGATATGTTTAAAGAATTTGCTGAGGTACAAACAAATATTTTTTATCATAAAGAGTAA
- the rsmI gene encoding 16S rRNA (cytidine(1402)-2'-O)-methyltransferase, producing the protein MGKLYLVPTPIGNLDDMTFRAIKVLKEVDYILAEDTRNSGKLLKHFEIMTPMASHHMHNEHKTVEGIVKRIQSGETFALISDAGTPAISDPGFLLTRACVEAGVEVECLPGATAFVPALVNSGLPNDKFVFEGFLPDKKGRQTRYLVLAEETRTMIIYVSPHKLVKTLQEFKEYFGEERQISVSRELSKLHEETVRGTVIEVLAHFEAKPPKGEIVVIVGGKGK; encoded by the coding sequence ATGGGGAAATTATATTTAGTACCAACGCCAATTGGAAATTTAGATGATATGACTTTTCGTGCTATTAAAGTGCTTAAAGAAGTAGATTATATATTAGCAGAGGATACACGTAATAGTGGAAAGTTATTAAAGCACTTTGAAATTATGACTCCAATGGCGAGTCATCATATGCATAACGAGCACAAGACTGTTGAAGGGATAGTGAAAAGAATTCAGTCAGGAGAAACCTTTGCATTGATATCTGATGCAGGAACACCTGCTATTTCTGATCCAGGATTTTTATTAACACGAGCTTGTGTTGAAGCAGGAGTGGAGGTTGAATGTTTGCCTGGAGCGACAGCTTTTGTCCCTGCACTTGTTAATAGTGGATTGCCAAATGATAAGTTTGTTTTTGAAGGATTCTTACCAGATAAAAAGGGAAGACAGACAAGATATTTAGTCTTAGCAGAAGAAACCAGAACAATGATTATTTATGTTTCTCCTCATAAGCTTGTTAAAACATTACAAGAGTTTAAAGAATACTTTGGAGAGGAGCGTCAGATTTCTGTTTCAAGAGAATTATCTAAGCTTCACGAAGAAACTGTAAGAGGAACTGTAATAGAAGTGTTAGCTCATTTTGAAGCTAAACCTCCCAAAGGAGAAATAGTTGTGATTGTAGGAGGAAAAGGTAAATAG
- a CDS encoding thymidine kinase has translation MFLENPVNHKEQFGSIEVICGSMFSGKTEELIRRLKRANFAKQKVEIFKPAIDTRYDDEYVVSHDSNEIRSTPVPAAANIRLLADGCDVIGIDEAQFFDDEIVSVCNDLANSGIRVIVAGLDMDFKGNPFGPMPALMATAEYVTKVHAICTRTGNLANYSFRKAASEDIVMLGETQEYEPLSRAAYFNAMREAEKLKKESQTNTSTDHNKD, from the coding sequence ATGTTTCTCGAAAATCCCGTTAATCACAAAGAACAATTTGGTTCAATCGAAGTAATCTGTGGTTCAATGTTCTCTGGTAAGACTGAAGAACTGATTCGCAGACTGAAAAGAGCAAATTTTGCCAAACAAAAAGTCGAAATATTTAAACCGGCTATTGACACCCGTTATGACGACGAATACGTTGTATCTCACGATTCAAACGAAATTCGTTCTACTCCAGTACCTGCTGCAGCTAACATTAGATTATTAGCTGATGGTTGCGATGTTATTGGAATTGATGAAGCTCAATTTTTTGACGACGAAATAGTAAGTGTTTGCAATGACTTAGCAAACTCAGGTATTCGTGTTATTGTAGCAGGACTTGATATGGACTTTAAAGGAAATCCTTTTGGACCAATGCCAGCACTTATGGCAACAGCTGAGTATGTAACAAAAGTTCATGCTATCTGCACAAGAACAGGAAACCTTGCTAATTATAGTTTTAGAAAGGCTGCAAGTGAGGATATTGTAATGCTTGGAGAAACTCAAGAGTACGAACCTTTGAGTAGAGCAGCTTACTTTAATGCTATGCGTGAAGCCGAAAAATTAAAAAAAGAAAGTCAAACAAATACTTCTACAGATCATAATAAAGACTAA
- a CDS encoding MFS transporter, translating to MKKIYQIYLDSYRGLSSASWMLAIVMLINRAGSMVFPFLGVYMTQKLNFTDEQTGYVLACYGVGSIIGSTFGGWVTDKIGNYKVQYLSLLGSIPIFIMLPYFTTVWSLALMILFQSTVSESFRPANSVAITMYAKPENITRAFSLNRMAVNLGFSIGPAMGGLLAAISYTLLFQINAAAAFVAAIVFIAFFRGRKTTKDLKKDAEDEIKNTSNEDIEIGSGTNQSPYKDKMFLIFSVFCTLYSIAFLQLFSTIPLFYRKVGGLNEAQIGLVLGYSGLLIFLTEMLLVHLADKYLSIKQTIFYGVLISSIAFGILIFDHSIYTIYFSISMLCVSEMLAMPYTSTVTAMRAAANSKGAYMGVNGLTFAVGFIISPVVGTKVAATFGYNVLWIGTAVIIAIAAFGLNYSVKKMIDE from the coding sequence ATGAAAAAAATCTACCAAATCTATTTAGATTCTTACCGAGGTTTATCATCTGCCTCATGGATGTTAGCAATTGTAATGTTAATAAATAGAGCTGGTTCCATGGTTTTTCCTTTCTTAGGAGTTTATATGACACAAAAGCTAAACTTTACAGACGAACAGACTGGATATGTATTAGCTTGCTATGGTGTGGGATCTATTATTGGTTCTACTTTTGGTGGTTGGGTAACTGACAAAATCGGAAACTACAAAGTACAATACCTAAGCTTACTGGGTAGTATACCAATCTTTATTATGCTTCCTTACTTTACTACAGTTTGGAGTTTAGCACTAATGATTCTTTTTCAGAGTACTGTTAGTGAATCTTTTAGACCTGCCAATTCTGTTGCAATCACAATGTATGCAAAACCAGAAAACATAACACGTGCTTTTTCACTAAATAGAATGGCAGTTAATCTTGGTTTCTCTATTGGCCCTGCGATGGGAGGATTATTAGCTGCAATTTCATATACATTGTTGTTTCAAATAAATGCAGCTGCTGCATTTGTTGCTGCCATCGTTTTTATTGCCTTCTTTAGAGGAAGAAAAACGACAAAAGATCTTAAAAAAGACGCAGAAGATGAAATAAAGAATACTTCAAATGAAGATATTGAAATAGGAAGTGGTACAAATCAATCTCCTTATAAAGATAAGATGTTCCTTATTTTTAGTGTTTTTTGTACGTTATACTCAATTGCCTTTTTACAATTATTTAGTACAATACCTCTTTTCTACAGAAAGGTAGGAGGTCTTAACGAAGCACAAATTGGTCTTGTTTTAGGTTACAGTGGATTACTAATATTCTTAACCGAGATGTTATTAGTACACCTTGCAGACAAATACTTATCGATTAAACAAACAATATTCTACGGAGTTCTCATCAGTTCAATAGCTTTTGGTATTCTAATCTTTGACCACAGTATTTATACGATTTATTTCTCTATTTCAATGCTATGTGTTTCTGAAATGTTAGCAATGCCATATACGTCAACTGTAACAGCAATGCGTGCTGCAGCTAACAGCAAAGGAGCTTATATGGGAGTGAATGGTCTAACATTTGCTGTAGGCTTCATAATCTCTCCTGTTGTTGGTACAAAAGTAGCTGCAACATTCGGATATAATGTTTTATGGATTGGAACTGCTGTAATCATTGCTATTGCAGCATTCGGATTAAATTACTCAGTGAAAAAAATGATTGACGAATAA
- a CDS encoding enoyl-CoA hydratase/isomerase family protein, with translation MNTDKKQPYINSSITNKIATITFYTPASNSFPSLYLTKLTNTIEELSKNNEITTIILKSDGDGAFCAGASFDELLSIKDSVTGKQFFSGFATVIDAMRRSPKIFIGRIHGKTVGGGVGLAAACDYCFATDKASIKLSELAIGIGPFVIEPAVSRKIGKTAFTQMSLAAHEWKTATWAYNHGLYSELYETTEMMDIEIDAFSKRVSEYNPDALIEMKKIFWEGTENWTELLHKRAEISGKLVLSEFTINALNQFKNK, from the coding sequence ATGAATACAGATAAAAAACAACCTTATATTAATTCTTCTATAACTAATAAAATTGCTACAATTACATTTTATACACCAGCCAGCAATTCATTCCCAAGTCTTTATTTAACAAAGCTTACTAATACAATCGAAGAACTAAGCAAGAATAATGAAATCACCACAATCATATTAAAAAGTGATGGAGATGGAGCTTTTTGCGCCGGTGCTTCATTTGATGAATTACTTTCTATAAAAGACTCTGTTACAGGAAAACAATTCTTTTCAGGTTTTGCAACTGTAATAGATGCAATGCGTAGAAGTCCTAAAATATTTATCGGTAGGATTCACGGAAAAACAGTAGGCGGTGGTGTCGGATTAGCTGCTGCTTGTGATTATTGTTTTGCTACTGACAAAGCCTCTATTAAGCTATCTGAACTTGCCATTGGAATTGGTCCATTTGTTATTGAACCAGCTGTGTCTCGTAAAATAGGAAAAACAGCTTTTACTCAAATGTCACTTGCTGCACACGAATGGAAAACTGCAACTTGGGCATATAATCATGGTTTATATTCAGAATTATACGAAACTACAGAAATGATGGATATCGAAATTGATGCTTTTTCTAAAAGAGTTAGTGAATATAACCCTGATGCTTTAATTGAAATGAAAAAAATATTTTGGGAAGGAACAGAAAACTGGACTGAACTATTACATAAAAGAGCAGAAATATCTGGTAAATTAGTTTTATCTGAATTTACAATTAACGCCCTAAATCAATTTAAAAACAAATAA
- a CDS encoding 6-pyruvoyl trahydropterin synthase family protein: MPKIRITKQFTFETGHALYGYDGKCRNVHGHSYKLGVTVIGTPIDDINNVKYGMVIDFGDLKKIVKEDIVDVFDHATVFNKNTPHVELAKELKDRGHHVILVDYQPTSENMVIDFAAKIKSRLPEGIELYSLRLQETESSYAEWHQSDNL, translated from the coding sequence ATGCCTAAGATTAGAATTACAAAGCAGTTTACATTTGAAACAGGTCATGCATTATATGGTTATGATGGTAAATGTAGAAACGTACACGGCCACAGTTATAAATTAGGAGTTACAGTTATTGGAACACCTATTGATGACATCAACAATGTGAAATACGGAATGGTTATCGATTTTGGAGATTTAAAGAAAATCGTAAAAGAAGATATCGTTGATGTATTTGACCACGCAACTGTTTTTAATAAAAATACTCCACACGTAGAACTTGCTAAAGAACTTAAAGATCGTGGTCATCACGTTATTTTAGTTGACTATCAACCTACAAGTGAAAATATGGTAATTGACTTTGCTGCTAAAATTAAAAGTAGATTACCAGAAGGAATTGAATTATACTCTTTGCGTTTGCAAGAAACTGAATCATCATATGCTGAATGGCATCAATCTGATAATTTATAA
- a CDS encoding UDP-2,3-diacylglucosamine diphosphatase, which translates to MNFTINTNKSIYFASDQHFGAPTREKSFPREQLFLQWLKEKEEDMGALFILGDLFDFWFEYKTVVPKGFVRILGKLAELKDKGIPIFFFVGNHDLWMDDYFQTELGIPVFHESQTFEINGKSLFIAHGDGLGPGDMGYKRMKKVFTNKFSKWLFRWLHPDIGVKLGSYLSVKNKLISGDEDIKFLGEDKEWLILYAKRKLETQHFDYFVFGHRHLPMIINLNEKSKYINLGDWIGYFTYGKLDTDFHLIDYKKELKSR; encoded by the coding sequence TTGAATTTTACAATCAATACAAATAAAAGTATATACTTTGCTTCAGATCAACACTTCGGAGCTCCTACACGTGAAAAAAGCTTTCCTCGTGAACAACTTTTTTTACAATGGTTAAAGGAGAAAGAAGAAGATATGGGAGCTTTATTCATCTTAGGAGATTTATTTGATTTCTGGTTTGAATATAAAACTGTTGTACCTAAAGGTTTTGTAAGAATATTAGGAAAGTTAGCTGAACTAAAAGACAAAGGTATTCCCATCTTTTTCTTCGTTGGTAATCACGATTTATGGATGGATGACTACTTCCAAACTGAATTAGGTATTCCTGTATTTCACGAATCACAAACTTTTGAAATCAATGGAAAGTCTCTTTTTATAGCTCATGGAGACGGATTAGGCCCTGGTGATATGGGATATAAAAGAATGAAGAAAGTATTCACTAATAAATTCTCGAAATGGCTATTTAGATGGCTTCACCCTGATATTGGGGTTAAGTTAGGCTCTTATCTTTCGGTAAAAAACAAGCTAATATCAGGTGATGAGGATATTAAGTTTTTAGGGGAAGATAAAGAATGGTTAATTTTATATGCAAAACGCAAATTAGAAACTCAACACTTTGACTACTTTGTTTTTGGACATAGACATTTACCAATGATTATCAACTTAAACGAAAAGTCTAAATATATTAATTTAGGAGACTGGATAGGCTATTTTACTTATGGTAAATTAGATACTGATTTTCATTTAATTGATTATAAGAAGGAACTAAAATCAAGATAA
- a CDS encoding HTTM domain-containing protein: MWKKAFQPIDNSPLVIFRILFGFLFACESFGAIATGWVKSNLVDVNFTFSHIYMDFLQVLVGPQMYVYFALMGCVSVAVMLGYRYRLSMILLTILWAGAYFIQKTSYNNHYYMLLVICFYMCFLPANKYASLDVKQGRVSQGLFMNQYVSWIFIFQVSILYIFGTVAKFYPDWLDGTFTKLMYEGANIPSVFKEMFTAKWFYISIAYLGILFDGLIVPLLLFKRTRTWALVASLIFHLFNSITLHIGIFPYFALSFAVFFYEPDQIRALFFKKKPILDINSISYQQIKKEALSKTSLIIVSVFAFVQLVLPLRMHFIEGDVLWTDEAHRLSWRMMLRSRAGYTNYIVENKKTGERRYYDIENVLTTKQEARLTSPDMIWQMAQYIKKEYANKGEDVAVYAESYVSINRRDLSRFVDHKVDLGNVKWDYFKHCDWILEKPF, encoded by the coding sequence ATGTGGAAAAAGGCATTTCAACCAATTGATAATTCTCCATTAGTAATTTTTAGGATATTATTCGGTTTTTTATTTGCTTGCGAATCTTTCGGAGCAATAGCTACAGGATGGGTAAAAAGTAATTTAGTAGATGTAAACTTTACTTTCTCTCATATTTATATGGACTTTTTGCAAGTGCTTGTAGGACCACAAATGTATGTGTATTTTGCATTAATGGGCTGTGTATCTGTGGCCGTAATGTTAGGGTATAGATATAGGTTGAGTATGATATTACTTACCATTTTATGGGCGGGTGCCTATTTTATTCAAAAGACTTCTTACAATAACCACTATTATATGTTATTGGTTATTTGTTTCTATATGTGCTTTTTACCAGCAAATAAGTATGCTTCTCTTGATGTAAAACAAGGAAGAGTGAGCCAAGGGCTATTTATGAATCAGTATGTTTCGTGGATATTTATATTTCAAGTTTCAATCTTGTATATTTTTGGAACAGTAGCTAAGTTTTATCCTGATTGGCTTGATGGTACCTTTACTAAATTGATGTATGAAGGAGCTAATATTCCATCTGTTTTCAAAGAGATGTTTACTGCGAAGTGGTTTTATATTTCAATTGCCTATTTAGGTATTTTGTTTGATGGGTTAATTGTTCCTCTATTACTTTTTAAACGAACAAGAACGTGGGCATTAGTAGCTTCTTTGATTTTTCACTTGTTTAATTCTATCACGTTGCATATTGGTATATTCCCTTACTTTGCGTTGAGTTTTGCTGTGTTCTTCTATGAACCAGACCAAATACGTGCATTGTTTTTCAAGAAGAAACCAATTTTAGATATAAACAGTATTAGTTATCAACAAATCAAAAAGGAAGCTCTTTCTAAAACTTCTTTAATAATTGTTAGTGTATTTGCGTTTGTTCAATTGGTTTTACCTTTGCGTATGCATTTCATAGAAGGAGATGTATTGTGGACAGATGAAGCACATCGTTTAAGCTGGCGTATGATGCTACGATCAAGAGCTGGTTATACAAACTATATTGTGGAGAATAAAAAGACGGGAGAACGTCGTTATTACGATATAGAAAATGTTTTGACTACGAAACAAGAAGCAAGATTAACATCCCCAGATATGATATGGCAAATGGCTCAATATATTAAAAAGGAGTATGCTAATAAAGGTGAAGATGTTGCTGTATATGCAGAAAGCTATGTATCTATCAATCGACGTGATTTAAGTAGATTTGTAGATCATAAAGTAGATTTAGGTAATGTTAAGTGGGATTATTTTAAACATTGTGATTGGATATTAGAAAAGCCATTTTAA